Sequence from the Bacillus kexueae genome:
CCAGCACTCTTCGCCGATAAGCGGGCGCTTTCCGCTTTTTCTGTGAAAATAAAAATTACCTATGAGCTGAATGATCGATCATGATAAGTAGATGGTAGAAAGGAAACCCCGGGGAGAATAAATTTTCATGTCGGGGGTGTGAGTGTAAAATCATGAATGTTTCTTATTAACATTATCCCGAAAATGTATCATTAATCAGTTATAGAGCTTGATGTGCTTAAAAGATTTTCTTCAGCCTCTGTGTCATTGGGAAGGAGACTGTTCATTTAATATTAGAAGCAAATGTGAACCTCAACTGAGACTACACATTGTGTAAATCTACGGAAAGCGTCCGTTGGAATCAAAAGAGAAGAAGGAGATGGGCTAATCTCCGATATACTTCCTAACAATCGCTTTTGTCTTTTTTCCATTTTAAAAGTACTATTTTAGAACAATCTCATTAAACGAAATTTTCTGTATAATTATGCGTGATTTTGTCCAGTTGAGTCATCTTCTAGTTTCTCGGTAAAATAAAATTATGAGGATAAGGAGGATGAGAGATGAAAACAAACAAGATTTCAATTATTGGGGTACCAATGGATTTAGGTCAAATGCGACGAGGGGTAGATATGGGACCGAGTGCTATTCGGTATGCAGGAGTTATTGAACGCTTAGAACGTTTACGTTACATAATAGATGATTTAGGGGATATAGAAATAGGTCGAGCTGAGCGAAGTGACGTTAAAAATGTCGAAAATTTAAGAAATCTAAAAGCGGTTGCAGAAGCGAATGAGCAACTAGCTGTTAAAGTGGACGAAGCAGTCCAGTCGGAGTCATTTCCACTTGTATTAGGGGGAGACCACAGCATAGCAATCGGAACGCTAGCTGGTGTTGCGAAGCACTATGAAAATCTAGGAGTCATTTGGTATGATGCTCACGGTGATTTAAATACAGCTGAAACGTCCCCATCAGGGAATATTCATGGGATGCCACTTGCGGTAAGCTTAGGAATCGGTCATCCTAGTTTGACAAATATTATGGGATATACACCAAAAATCAAACCAGAAAACATTGTCATTATCGGTGCACGTGCGCTTGATGAAGGAGAACGTGAATTAATTAAAGAAAAAGGAATCAAAGTCTATACAATGCATGAGATCGACCGATTAGGAATGACACAAGTTATGGAAGAAGCGATTACGTATTTACGAAATCGTGGAACAGATGGAGTCCATTTATCTCTTGACCTAGATGGTCTTGACCCTCATGATGCCCCAGGGGTAGGTACTCCAGTGATTGGGGGAATTAGTTACAGAGAAAGTCATTTAGCAATGGAAATGCTAGCTGAATCCGGCATTATTACCTCTGCAGAATTTGTGGAAGTAAACCCAATTTTAGATGAGAGAAATAAAACTGCTACAGTAGCAGTAGCCTTAATGGGTTCTTTATTTGGAGAGAAACTTCTTTAATTAAGACTGTTTTCTATTCATTGTTGGTATTTAGCGAAAGGGAGCGCCTCCCTTGGGAACAGCTAGACAGGTCTTCCTTGAGGAAAGCATGCGCCTTTCAACCAAAATCATTAAACTTAAACACCCTAATAAAAACTATGTTAACAGTTCTAGCCTTCAAGAATGTTAAAAGAAAGCGTTCTTGAAGGCTTTTTTATATGGTGGATAGATTTATTAAGGTTAGGGAAAAATCACAGCAAAAAAAGCGCACAATTCCCTAATTTTTGCTAAAATAAATTTATGTGTCAAATGTGAAACCTTTTGATACGTAAATTCGTAGAATAGATACCCGCTACTGCGGAGGTAGAAAATATGGACATAATTGTTAAAAAGAGAATTAAACAAATTAAAAAAGGTGATCAAGAAGCATTTGCAGATATTGTAGATCTATATAAGGATAAGATCTATCAATTATGTTATCGCATGCTAGGTAATGCACATGAAGCGGAAGATATTGCGCAAGAGGCGTTTATTCGTGCATATGTAAATATTCATACCTTTGATGTGAAAAAAAAGTTTTCAACATGGCTTTATCGGATTGCGACGAACTTATGCATTGATCGGATTCGAAAGAAAAAACCTGATTATTATTTAGATGCGGAAGTTGCGGGGACGGAAGGACTGACAATGTACTCACAAGTTGCATCTGATGAATTAAAGCCCGATGAAGAAGTCGAGGCGATGGATTTACAAGATACGATCCAAAAAGAAATCCTAAAATTACCTGATAAATACCGATCGGTCATTGTGCTAAAATACATTGATGAGCTGTCATTACAAGAAATATCGGATATATTGGAAATTCCGATTGGAACGGTAAAAACTAGAATCCATCGCGGACGGGAAGCATTGCGAAAACAATTACGTCATTTATAAAAAGATTGGGGTGTACAATATGGGCTGTCCTTCAAATGTACATGATTTAATTCATCGTCATATGGATGGTGAATTAAACGCTGAAGAAGAAAAACGATTTAAAGAACATATGCAAAGCTGTGAAGAATGCATGAAACATTATCAAGAGCTTAATAAGGCTGTAGCTTTCGTGCAGAGCACGTCTCATGTACATGCTCCGGCAGACTTTACAGCTAATGTGATGAAAAAGCTACCAAAGGAAAAACGAACGGTGAGCATGAATCGCTGGTTTCGAAGTCATCCATTACTTGTGGCTGCCTCGCTATTCATTTTATTGATGACAGGAAGCCTCTTTACATCGTATCAAGAAGATAAATTTAGTGTAACAAAACATGATAATCTAGTGGTTGAAAATCATACAGTTATTGTTCCTGAAGGCGAAACCGTAAACGGAAATATCATTGTACGAAACGGCGACATTAAAATTGAAGGAAAGGTTAATGGAGATGTGACGGTCATCAATGGAGATGTCATTAATGGTGATCAATATTTAGCATCTGCAGGACAAGTAACCGGCCAAATTGAAGAAGTGGATCAGTTATTTGAATGGCTTTGGTTTGAGTTAAAGTCATTGGCGAAAGAGGTCGTGAATATATTTGAGAAGTAGGTCATCAACTAGGTGACCTACTTCTTATGTATACAGCTTGTTGATGGAAGTTGTGCTATAATATAGGTTATGGATTACATATTGGAGGAAATGGAAATGGCCTTAGGTGACTTTCCTGTATTACAATACCTTGGCGATATTATTGATATACTCCTCGTTTGGTACGTTATTTACAAACTGATTATGGTAATCAGGGGGACGAAGGCTGTACAACTTTTAAAAGGGATTACAGTCATCATTGTCGTGCGAATTTTAAGTCAGTATTTAGGACTGAATACGCTGCAATGGTTAATGGACCAAGCGTTAACATGGGGGTTCTTAGCGATTATAATCATCTTCCAGCCTGAGCTACGGCGCGCGCTCGAACAGTTAGGGCGGGGACGAATATTCTCGCGTGGAGTTGTGCAAGAAGATGAAGAACATTCAAAAATGGTTGAGGCGATTACAAAAGCAACCGAATACATGGCGAAGCGACGAATTGGTGCGCTTGTAACTATCGAACGTGAAACGGGTATGGGAGACTATATTGAAACGGGTATTCCGTTGAATGCCAACATCTCATCCGAGTTGTTAATTAATATTTTCATTCCAAATACCCCTTTACATGACGGGGCAGTCATTATTCAAAATGACCAAGTAGCAGCAGCAGCATGCTATCTACCTTTGTCAGAAAGTCCATTTATCTCTAAAGAGCTTGGTACGAGACACCGTGCTGCTGTAGGGATTAGTGAAGTAACCGATAGTCTTACATTAGTTGTGTCTGAAGAGACAGGAAGTATTTCCTTAACGAAAAATGGAGAGCTACATCGGAATTTAACAGTCGATCAATTGCGGGATATGTTAAATTCGGAATTCAATAGCTCAAAAGTTGCTTCTTCAAGCCTATGGCAATGGAGGGCGAAGAAAAATGGATAAATTCATGAATAATAATTGGTTCATGCGAATTGTAGCAATGATGCTCGCTGTTATGCTGTACGTTTCGGTTAATATTGAGTCGCCCGAGGAATCCAAGTCACAGACCACATCGTTTTTCTCAACTACAGCTTCAACGGAGTCTGTAACCTTAACAGATATTCCAGTAGCTGTGTACTATGATGAGCAGGAGTATGTGGTGACAGGAATTCCACAAACGGTAACCGTTTCATTAGAAGGCCCGACAAGCGCCTTAACTGCAGCCAAGCAAGTAAGAGACTTTGAAATATATGCTGATTTACGCGAATTGCCAGTAGGTACGCATCGCGTACAGTTACAATATAAAAATGTATCAGAAAAATTAGCGATCAATATCAATCCTTCGGTTATTACTGTCAATGTTCACGAGAAAGTAACAGAGAGCTTCTCTGTCGAAGTGGACTTCATTAATAAAGAGAAAATGAAAGAAGGATATACGCCGGAAGAAGCCATTGTGCAACCGAACACGGTTCAAATAACGGGAGCCAAAGAGGTCCTTGACCGAATCGCACTTGTAAAAGCAAGAGTGAATTTGGAAGGGGTCGATAAAACGTTAGAGATGGAGTCAATTGTAACGGTCTATGACCAAAACGGAACTGTACTTCCGGTTGAAGTGGACCCGTCTGTCGTCCTTGTGACGGTTCCGGTAAAAAGTCCAAGTAAGCTCGTACCCATCAATGTGAAACAAAAGGGGGAGCTTCCAGATGGACTCAGCATAAAACGGTTGACAGTTGAGCCGAAAGAAGCGACGATTTACGGGGAGCAAAGTGTCCTTGATAAGATCGAATTTATAGACGGGATTGAAATTGATTTATCCAAGATTAGTAAAGATACAACATTAGAGATAGAAATTCCAAAGCCAAATGGCGTTACGAAGATC
This genomic interval carries:
- the rocF gene encoding arginase, whose protein sequence is MKTNKISIIGVPMDLGQMRRGVDMGPSAIRYAGVIERLERLRYIIDDLGDIEIGRAERSDVKNVENLRNLKAVAEANEQLAVKVDEAVQSESFPLVLGGDHSIAIGTLAGVAKHYENLGVIWYDAHGDLNTAETSPSGNIHGMPLAVSLGIGHPSLTNIMGYTPKIKPENIVIIGARALDEGERELIKEKGIKVYTMHEIDRLGMTQVMEEAITYLRNRGTDGVHLSLDLDGLDPHDAPGVGTPVIGGISYRESHLAMEMLAESGIITSAEFVEVNPILDERNKTATVAVALMGSLFGEKLL
- the sigW gene encoding RNA polymerase sigma factor SigW — its product is MDIIVKKRIKQIKKGDQEAFADIVDLYKDKIYQLCYRMLGNAHEAEDIAQEAFIRAYVNIHTFDVKKKFSTWLYRIATNLCIDRIRKKKPDYYLDAEVAGTEGLTMYSQVASDELKPDEEVEAMDLQDTIQKEILKLPDKYRSVIVLKYIDELSLQEISDILEIPIGTVKTRIHRGREALRKQLRHL
- a CDS encoding anti-sigma factor family protein, with protein sequence MGCPSNVHDLIHRHMDGELNAEEEKRFKEHMQSCEECMKHYQELNKAVAFVQSTSHVHAPADFTANVMKKLPKEKRTVSMNRWFRSHPLLVAASLFILLMTGSLFTSYQEDKFSVTKHDNLVVENHTVIVPEGETVNGNIIVRNGDIKIEGKVNGDVTVINGDVINGDQYLASAGQVTGQIEEVDQLFEWLWFELKSLAKEVVNIFEK
- the cdaA gene encoding diadenylate cyclase CdaA, translated to MALGDFPVLQYLGDIIDILLVWYVIYKLIMVIRGTKAVQLLKGITVIIVVRILSQYLGLNTLQWLMDQALTWGFLAIIIIFQPELRRALEQLGRGRIFSRGVVQEDEEHSKMVEAITKATEYMAKRRIGALVTIERETGMGDYIETGIPLNANISSELLINIFIPNTPLHDGAVIIQNDQVAAAACYLPLSESPFISKELGTRHRAAVGISEVTDSLTLVVSEETGSISLTKNGELHRNLTVDQLRDMLNSEFNSSKVASSSLWQWRAKKNG
- a CDS encoding YbbR-like domain-containing protein, giving the protein MDKFMNNNWFMRIVAMMLAVMLYVSVNIESPEESKSQTTSFFSTTASTESVTLTDIPVAVYYDEQEYVVTGIPQTVTVSLEGPTSALTAAKQVRDFEIYADLRELPVGTHRVQLQYKNVSEKLAININPSVITVNVHEKVTESFSVEVDFINKEKMKEGYTPEEAIVQPNTVQITGAKEVLDRIALVKARVNLEGVDKTLEMESIVTVYDQNGTVLPVEVDPSVVLVTVPVKSPSKLVPINVKQKGELPDGLSIKRLTVEPKEATIYGEQSVLDKIEFIDGIEIDLSKISKDTTLEIEIPKPNGVTKIIPEKAEVTIELDKEQSISFEGVQVNPIGLNDRETINFLDPENAKVDILLKGSGEILKNINESDIKLYVNVADVGEGEHQLDIEVNGPQNISWSLSKKKIKLKILNRDVAEDESGNRTSQTTQS